Genomic segment of Arachis stenosperma cultivar V10309 chromosome 4, arast.V10309.gnm1.PFL2, whole genome shotgun sequence:
GTTAATTTTCCTGCTTTTAGTGGAAGTACGGTCCTTTTACTACACTATTATCTCTGGAATGTTTAGTGATTAGTGTCCATAGTCTCCTATGGTCTAAACTCTAAACAGAGCTTGAGTTTCTTATATTGGATGTTGCTGAATGTATTGCCTAATTTATAGGCTATTAGATGAACTCTATCTGTTTAACACTTTGGATGTAACTCTCGATTGAAGCTGGTATTCGAGAGAATCTTCTGTAAGGTATGTTTAGTTATAGGGTAAAAATGAGGTGAAAAAGTACACGCGACATTCACCCATGGAAAATTTTCAACTCATTTTAACTCCCCAAGTAAACATATCCGAAGTCAACAAATGTATCTGCTTTTTTATACCCAGGAATTATTCATTTCATGgctgtttgccttgaaggtttGGACTATGATTGGCTGGAAAGTTGGGAGTGAAAATACGGAATATGTACTTATCTTAAGACATAGGCAGGGTAACCCAGAAACTTGTTGAGAATTCAGAATTGTCTGCAAGGTCCAAGTTGGTGTGGTGATTATTCAAACAATTATCAGTATACTACAGAAAATCAAAAGAATTATTCCATAAACGACAAGAGTCTTATAAAACACTTAATTATCAATTTCCTAAAAGGAGCGAATCTGATAGATTCAGTCAAGATGGGCCTTGTAATATTGGAGTTAGCTTTTATCCTTTTCCTCCTTCTGAATGGCCATTTAGATTGCGTACCTTATCTTACCGCAATGATCTTCAACTTAAGATAAATGTTTGGTGGTGTTAAGAAAGATTAAGGACGAGAGTGGGACATGATTATTAGTGTTTTCATGAATAATTTGGGTGGTGATCATGCTGTAGGTCCCTCGGGTGGCTTGTCCTTGTGAACGAAGCGGCACTACCGCTGTATTCTACCATATGAGATTCCAAGTTGCACCTAGAGCCCCACCTTGCAGTCAATTCCACCAAAGATTACATCATTTTTTGTTGTACAAAGTTTCCTCATCCAGCATCTCACAtcttgtttttttattttctattaactTTTCAAATCTTATTGTCCCTTTTAAAAATCACCAATTAGCTGGCAGAGCAGGTATGTTTTGTCACGATGTTTGTTTGGAGGGTTGCACTTTCAAATCCAGAGTTTTGAATGACCAAGTGTCGGTGTTTGCAGTATAGTTCATGCACTTTAAAAGtatgaatattatataaattattaggTTGATTGCTTGCATCATCAGAAAGTGAAGCTATTTAGTGATAATGAGATTTCTTTGGTTTATCTAAATATTTGAAGTTTCCTGGGACTTACCGGAACTCAACAAAGCTTGGGTTGTTGAGTTTCTCGTCAACTACACTACTTAGAGTTTACTCCACCATATCTTGCAATATCTTACTCAAAGTTACTTTCAACTTGGATTCTACAATGGTGTGACTACAAGAccaaccaaaaagaaaaaggaaaagacaccaagaggagaaaaagatataaaaaaaaaaaactgaaattgTTCATAATATTATTCACAAACTATACTTGGTTTCTTGTCCACTTAAAATTGTTCACACACCACACACTTATAATAATAGTTTTCTTCAACAGAAGTATTATATTAAGGTCTAAACCATGACCTTGCGGGAAAATTAAGCCTCTTATTTACGGATACTTGATAATTCCCCAACGACATTTATAAACAGCTTTTTCACCTCCAACTAATTCatccacaaagataaagaaagCCAACCAATTATCTTTGTTGTTTAGCAAAGGAGACAAGTGGCTATTAGCATCAAACTACTCCTTGCTGTTTTAGCTCTTTCTCCTTGTTATCCTCTTTCTCCTTGATATCCTCTTTTTTCTTGTCAAATGGGAAAGGTCTGAACCCTTTCTGAAGCAACTTCTCAACCTCCTCAAACTGAAGCCCTTTGGTCTCAGGGACTAACATATAGATAGCCAAAAGCCCAAGAAAAGAGAATCCAGCAAAGAGGAGGAATGTGCCAGAGGAGCCTAATGCCTTTGTCATGCTCAAGAATGACTCACTCACAATGAGATTAGAGCACCAGTTGAAAACTGCAGCTATGCCTCCACCCAGACCTCTGAATCTCAATGGGTATATCTCCGAGTTCAGGACCCAAGGCACCGTTCCCATTCCTGGTGAGTATGCCAATATGTACAATCCGAGGAGTCCGACTGCAAGGATCCCGATTCTGCTTGGACATCCCTGTGAAAACCATACTCGATGATGGTCATGGCACACGCCCCTGACACTCTTTGACGATGCCAAGCATGCTCCAGGATGAAACTGGATCACAGATAAAAAGATATAGAATTTAAGTCTTGCTTAATCAAGCTATGTATCATTAGGAGAAATTTCTGATTTTCAAGTAATATACTCTCCGCGTTCAAAATATCTGTgacttaaaaaaattgataagaTAATATCAAGATACCAAATTCTCAAAGTGACAGATATTTTAGAATGGAGGAACACAATGGAAAGCATGAGGCATACATGATATGACCATACAATAGGTTACACGGTTCTTGAAAATATACTACCATGGTACCAATCATATATGATTGTGTATAGTACTTGTGCATCATTAAATGGTGAACAaagaattttaatattattatatgaaaCATAACAGGAAGCTAGTAGAACTTACTTCACCACTACTGCTGCTACAAAATGCACATTCTGCTTGCAAACACTGCATGCAGTTCCATGAGGAGAAATTCGGAGTCTTTGTGTAAGCCTGGCATGTAGAGTTTGCACCGAAGCTGAGGGTATCCTTGTTACTAATGGTAGGAGAGTGGTGAGCTGCGAGGTTGAATATAACACTCAACGCTACGAGGCAAACTATAATGCCAATCATGGAGACTAGCATCAACTTTCTCCTTCCGAATCTATCAACGAAGAGCATACTCAAGATGGAGCCGAACGCATTCAGACCAGAAGTAACCAGAGAAAGCGCAAGAGCCGTAGAATTCGAGGCTATTCCAGCGAATTGAACAATGGTAGGGCTGTAATACATGACAGTGTTAATGCCAACAAACTGCTGAGTAACTTGCACTATGATGCCTGCGTAGAGTGCTCTTCGGATAACTTCATTAGCCAATGCACCCTTGAGTTTCTGTCCTAGGTTTTGCCCAATCAAGCCTTCCTCTGCCTTCTCTGTTTCAATGGATTCATGCATCAACTTGATCTCCTCTTCGACTTCGTTGGGGAGAAGAATCTTCGACAGAATCTGCTTTGCCTTGTCTTCCTGACTCTGCCAAAAAGAACTAAATTAGTATACATGAAATTGGCACCAATGTAAATTCTTTTGGGGTTAGCAGATGTATGAAATCAGAATTCTTGCTCCACATGGTTGATCATTCTCatgtattattaataaattatttgggATTAATTTTTCAACATTATATGCTTATATAAGCTCACATGACATCAACAGAGTAGCTAGATGTTAAAAATTATGGAATTTTAGTTTAAATCATAAGATTTGGTAAGGTATCTAATTTCTGAAAAAACgcatttgaaatttaaaaaaaaattaagggCATTTGTTAGCAAACCCTTCACAGCATTGGTTTTTAGGAGACTGCTCGTGGCTCATGAGATACACAGGAAAGAAGTTAACAAACATCTGAGTTTCATCATAATTATGTATCAGATATTCAGATATCAAACCTTAGCCTTGTCCTTGCTATTCAACATAAGAAAAAACAAACCTATATCTGTGAGTATTTTGTCAGAGACAGCATAAATTTCAGTAGATTAAGAATCATTCAAGACTAATGCATGGAAATTTCAATCTTCACCATCATGGAAACTTTTTTGCTTGGCAATTACTTAGTATTTACCTGCCTATACAGCCATCTAGGTGACTCAGGGAGGGATAACATCAATATGAACTGAACCAAAGCAGGAACGCCTGCTACACCGAGCATCCAACGCCATGTTCCAGGAGCCTTAAACAAATCAAATTGAAAGATCGATTAGAAAACATAAATCAATCAAACTACTCAATCTGTTCCTTTTTATCTATCACTGTCAGTTTTTGCATACCCTGGTAAATGCCAAGTTGATAAGGTAAGAGAGGAATTGGCCACCAGTGACTAAGAAAGAATTGATGCTGACTAATGCTCCTCTGATCTTAGCAGGGGAGGCCTCAGATATGTACAGAGGAGCTGTCATGGATGCCATGCCAACTCCCAAACCAACCAAAATCCTCCCAATTAAGATAACCCATGGAGCTGGAGCTGCAGCCATAACTATTGCACCAAGAAAGAACACGACATCAGCCATTAAAAGTGTCTTCCTTCTGCCTAGCTTGTCATTCATCCACCCCCCAAATGCTGCACCAATTATAGCTCCTGCAACAGCCATGCTCACAATAGTTTCCTGCCAAAACAATGGATAATTACAACAATAATTACACACATGACAACAAAGTATTTCGAtaaacaaagccttgtccccttagatcaatcaacaattaagagaaATCAGGGTATCCACCACCGGAATCGATGGCGAATTCCGGCTGATTCCCTCCTAATGACGGAATTCCATAGATGCTTTTCATGCCTAAAGTAAAATTCGAATCCTCGCCACTTGCTTAATACTATAAAACCATATGATATCCTCTCTAAACCTGAAAAGAACAAAAAGATGAGAAGATG
This window contains:
- the LOC130976422 gene encoding inositol transporter 4 → MEGGQQSADKTEFTECWRRSIQSPYIMRLALSAGIGGLLFGYDTGVISGALLYIRDDFEQVDKKTWLQETIVSMAVAGAIIGAAFGGWMNDKLGRRKTLLMADVVFFLGAIVMAAAPAPWVILIGRILVGLGVGMASMTAPLYISEASPAKIRGALVSINSFLVTGGQFLSYLINLAFTRAPGTWRWMLGVAGVPALVQFILMLSLPESPRWLYRQSQEDKAKQILSKILLPNEVEEEIKLMHESIETEKAEEGLIGQNLGQKLKGALANEVIRRALYAGIIVQVTQQFVGINTVMYYSPTIVQFAGIASNSTALALSLVTSGLNAFGSILSMLFVDRFGRRKLMLVSMIGIIVCLVALSVIFNLAAHHSPTISNKDTLSFGANSTCQAYTKTPNFSSWNCMQCLQAECAFCSSSSGEFHPGACLASSKSVRGVCHDHHRVWFSQGCPSRIGILAVGLLGLYILAYSPGMGTVPWVLNSEIYPLRFRGLGGGIAAVFNWCSNLIVSESFLSMTKALGSSGTFLLFAGFSFLGLLAIYMLVPETKGLQFEEVEKLLQKGFRPFPFDKKKEDIKEKEDNKEKELKQQGVV